The Sus scrofa isolate TJ Tabasco breed Duroc chromosome 6, Sscrofa11.1, whole genome shotgun sequence region TGTGCTGAGTTCAGGGCCGTATATTTTTCTGCCGTGAATGTTCTTATAAGCAGCTCCTGGGGCGGGTGAACACGAGTTTCTCTAGGGTTTGTGCCTGTCCATGGAACGTGCACAGCTTCAGCCTTATTAGAGCCTGCTCATCTCTCAAGCGCCTCCAACTTAAGATGCTCAGAACTCTTAATCCCTCCAGCCTCCACCCCGACTTGTTCTCTCTCCATTTTCTGGTCTTAATACAAAGTGCTACCACATAGCCAGTCCTTCCTGACTCCTCCTTTTCCcttgcacacgcacacgcacaatGCACGCTGGTGCATTCCACCTCCAGAATTCATCTGGAGCCCACCTCTTTCTGTCCATCCCTCTGCTCCCggcccccagccctctcccctggGGGACTGCAGTAGCCTTCACTCTGCCCCTCCAGGCCCTCATCCACTCAGCAGCCAAGGGGAACCCTTGGAAATTGCGAGCGTCCTCACTTCCCTTCACACTTAAAATCGTGCTTGCCGTTGCCCACAAAGCACAATCCAATGGCTCTCTTGGCCACCAAGGTGTGTGCCACCCTGTTTATCTCTGCACTCATCTCACCCGCCCTGTCTTGTGCTCACTCCCGTCCCGGGCCCATCCACGAGCCCACCCCGCCAGCCCCTCCTCACCTGCCTCTGGCCTCAGATCAAATACCAGCTCTGCAGAGAAGCCCCCCTCTACCCCTGCCGGACCACCCCACCTAAGGTGGCACAGTCTAGCCACAGTTTTCTTAACGACGTATTTTGTTCACTGTTGGATCTCCAGAGCCGGTTCCGGTTCTCTCTATAGGAAAGACATCTAGCTGGTAGGAGACATCTGAAGGGACCGCCCATTCTCAGATAGGCGGAGCCTAATCTAGGGGCAGGAGGTAGCTGGCTAAGGTACAAATTTGGTTGCCTGGGAGACAGTGTCTCAGGGGCTGGGTCTCCTCCTAGAGGCAGGACTTGGCTGTAGAGAGACAGTTTGGTTTTTAGGGGGCATATCCCATGGGATTAGTCATTTCTGGTCCTAAGGTTGGGAGTGGATCTTGTGTTTAAGGGCAGGGCTTCCATTTGGGTGATGTCTAAACCATCTCTGATATTAAAAGCAGTAAGCACTGTGTAAAGGGTTGGAAACTTCTCGGAAGGGAGGAAGGCGCTGTCTCTATGTAGGAGGCCTGTCCTAcgtcagggagggagggaggaacccCCCCTCCCTAGAGCCAAGGACCAGAAAATGAGACGGCAGTGGCTGACAGGACGAGGTTTATTGGGGTCCGGGAGACAATGGGGAGTGGGACGAGGGGGCGAGGTCGAGGCTCATGGGGGGAGTCCCCCTAGCCAaccccccttccccttggggCTGGGAGGAACACAGAGACTGACAAGctgacagagatggagagaaagaccAACAGGTGCTACAGCTGAGCGGGAGGGATAACCGGATGTCCACCACCTCCCACTCATGAGTTCACAGAACGGGCAATGATGCGGACCGGCCCACAcgccagaggagggggaggagtgtCTGCCTTATTCACTCTAGGAGGGTGGGGTGCAGGCTGCAACCCCGACCAGCCCTTTCCAGTGGACAGGAGGTGGGAGTATGTGTACCTGGACCAGTCCATTCTACTGGGCAGGGGGGTTTTGAACCAGCCTATTCTAGTTGGTGGGGGGGAGTTGGGCAAGATCATTAGGATCGATCCATTCGGCAGTAGGGGAGGGAGACCTAATTGGGGAAGGGGTTGAGGGCAGGGGGCAACTACCCTGGTCCTCTTTCTGCAAAGGGAAtgaagttggggggaggggaggcagattCCGGCTATAGTCattatgggggggtgggggaaacaggAATTCTGGTGGGTAGCGTTTGGAGGGAATCCAGGGAAATCTGGGGACATGGTTCCCCCACTTTTCTCCAGATTAAGGTCGTTGGAATGATGGCTCTTAGGGAGAGGGGCAGTCTTCCCTTGGGGGAGGGGTGCCCATCTTTTATTATTAGGGCCTCAAGATGAGAAGTAGGTAGGGAGACCCATGTCTCAGGCCTAGGGCCCCATGACTTAGGAGCCTACTGATTGAGGGGTGCTCAGCACGTGTCCCAGGAGCCTTGCTTTCAGGAGCCTCTCCATAGATCTGGGACTCTCGAGCTGAGacgtctctccatttatttgctGCCCCTTAGCTCAGGGGCCTGGGGACGTTCGGTGGCCCCATCTCTCCAGCCAGGGTCCCCTCATCTCGGGGCCCGGGTCTGGATGTGGAGGGCCGGGGCCTCCCTTGCGGTTCCTAGGTCCCCTGGCCCCTGGGCCCTGAGGCCAGCCCCTGGTAGGGGTGGTCGGATGGAGGGGCGCGCCGCCTGGCCATGTCAGTCCATGCCCCGGTGCAGCTTCAGGTGCCTGGAGAGGTTGCTGAGCGTGATGAAGCCCTTGCCGCAGATGTGGCAGGGGAAGGGCCGCTCGGTGCCGTGGAGCAGCCGGTGGCGCTTGAGGTAGCACTCGTGGCGGAAGAACTTGCCGCACTCCAGGCACGGGAACGGCTTCTCGCCTGTGTGCACCAGCACGTGCCGCTCCAGGTCCCGCGGCGAGCGGAACAGCTTCTCGCACTCGGAGCAGCCGAAGATCTTCTTGCCGCGGCCGGAGCCGGCCGCGGGCTCCCCAGACGCGGGCTCCCCCTCCGGGGCCGGCGCCGTCGACTCCGCGCCGCCGCCCTCGCCGTGGCTGGCGCGCCGGTGCTCCTCCAGGGCGGCCAGGGCGGCGTACAGGGCCCCGCAGTGGCCGCAGCCGTAGGTCGCGGGGCCCGAGTGCGCCTCCAGGTGGCTGGCCAGCGCCGCGGCGGACGCGAAGAAGGTCCCGCAGTCGCACTGGTACAGGGTGTCTTCCGACGGCTCGGCCGCGGCCGCGGGCGCGTCCCTGCCGCTCTCAGGGAGCAGCCCCCCCAGCTCGGGCACGGCGCCCCCGCCGCGGCCCAGGAGCAGCCCGCCGTCCCAGGCCGGCTGAGCGTCGCCCGCCTCCGCCGTGCCACCCTCGCCAGCCGTCTCAGACCCGGCGCCTGCCCCCGCCGCCCAGGCCTGCGCTGGGGGCGCGCCGGGCCCCTGCAGGTCGTGCGTCAGCTTGTGCCGCTCCAGCAGCGCGGGGGCGTTGAAGTCGCGCTCGCAGCGCGGGCACTTGAAGGGCTTCACGTCGGTGTGCGCAGCCCAGTGGGCTGCCAGCTCGCGGCCCTGATCGAAGCGCCGCGCGCAGGCACCGCACGCaaatgggggcagggaggccgcGGCCGCGGCCGCCGCCTCCGCCAGACCCCAGCTCCCCGGGCCTGCGCCTGTCCCCTCTGGGCCTTCTCCGCCACCggctcccccgcccccgcacaCCGAGCAGGGCCCCACGTTGCAGCAGACGGAGCAGGGAGCGCTCAGGGCGGGCAGGCCTGGGCCGGGCTGCAGGGGTGTCGGAAGCACCCCTCGGTGCTGGCGCTTGAGGTGGCGGCCCAGGCTGGAGCGTGAGGAGAAGCGGAGCTCGCAGACCAGACAGCAGTAGGGCTTCTCACCAGTGTGGACGACCTGGGAGGGCAGGAGAAAGAGCCCAGCGTCAGGGCTGAGAGTCCAGCCCGCAGGGCAGATTATTGGCCTCCGAGAGGGATTGGGAGGAGGCTCCCTGCCAGGCCCACAAGACCAAGATGTAGCTTCAACCCTCTCCTTCTTATTCTCTGCTTGGGGCCAGCTGGCATGTCTTTGGTCCCTCCAGACTCAGGACCTTTGCACgggctattccctctgcctggaaggctgTTCCCATGATGGTTTCTGGCTCATACGTCAGATCACAGCTCAAATATCACCCTGCCCTGTCCTGCCCTGTCTTGTCTGGTAGCCCATAGCTCTCCCATCTTTACTCCTACAGATCAGATGGTTATTACTGCTGCTGTTGTTCTAACTTCTTTCTGGACACGTCTCCCTTCCCAGATCACCCTCAGCTAcgtgtttgtttgcttgcttgctttttgaaagccatgcccatgacatgggGAGGCTCCCTGGCCAGGCATCAAatagccatgccacagcagcaacccaagccacagcagtgacaacgccgaatccgtaactgctgggccaccagggaactcctgtatttgctTTCTTGCTGTCTACATGGCTCTGGTCCACTTTCAGTGGAATTTAAGTTTTCCAAAGCCACGGACTTCATTGATTTCACTTTGGCAACCCGGGTGTTGGGAACAGGGAAAATATCCAGGAGATAAGTGCTGAGCAAAGGAATTAAATACCTACACAGTCAATCTACCTTTAAAAACCATAAGGGAATGATAAACACAAAGTTGCAGATGCTGGTATTCGAGCAGGGGCATGGGAGAGCGGGTGAGGCAAATTTACTACGACTGTTTTAATTCCTGGGTTGGGTGGTGACTGAAAGAGAAGCACCTCATGCTTTGACTGGTCAGGGTGCTTtgatggggaggaagggagagagaaattttCCTAAGGCAAGAGATAGGTGAGTGGGCCTTGGGCCAGCTGTCTGGTGCTCCGAGTGGGTCCCAGGGCCTCCAAGGGTGAGTCCAGCCCAGGGCGGCCAGCAGGACTcacctggtggtgcagcaggccCGTGGAGTCTCGGAACCCCTTGGGGCAGGCGGAGCAGCGGTAAGGCCGCTCGCCGGTGTGCGAGCGCAGGTGGTTGGCCAGGTTGAAGCTGTGCTTGAAGCCCTTGCCGCAGCGCGGACACGCGTGGGGTTTGAGCGCAGTGTGCCGGGCGAAGTGGCGCCGCAGGTCGGAGCGGTAGCGGAAGCTCTTGCCACACTCACTGCAGTGAAACGGGACGCGGGGAGCAGCAGCGGGCggagccggggccggggccggggcggggacCTGGGGCGCTGGCAGCGGGGCGTCATCCATGGTGGTGTGGCGCGAGGGCAGTGGCGGGTGGGGGCTCTCTCTGAAGCAGGGAGACATGGAGGGGGGTGAGGGAGTCACCTCCCCATCAGCCTCCACAATCAGGCTCCTTGGACTCACACACCTGCCACCAGTACCCGGGAGCCCCGCCCACCCACTCTAACCACACCCACTCTTCTTTAAGCCCCTCCCACTCTCCTGCAAACCCTTCCCCCACTCCGCTGCCAATCTTTCTAATCCCTTCTAAGCCACGGAGTGTTAAGCCTCTCCCCCCTTTGAGATGGGACTCCCGCTCCGCTCTAAGCCCCACCCACTCATGTTCGGGTCCCGCCTACTTCTTCCAAAGTCCCCCCGTTTTCGGGAAGCCCCTTCCCCTCCGAGAGCCACTCCCACTCTTCTTTGAAGATGAGAGTCACCTTCAGACGAAGACTCCCATTCTTAGCCAAGGAAAGCACCAAGATTTGGAGCTAAGCGCACTAGAGTCAGCCTTCCAGGGCGAAGATAACTAGTCCTGGAAACTTGAATAAACCCAACAGATTCCTTTATCTGCGAAATAGGGATAAGAGGAGGACCTACCTCTTCGAGTGGTAATGAGATCTAAGCAAAATTGTGGCCAAGCGTGCTGCGTGCTCACTTAGGCCTGCGCACAACAGACTCAACAGGT contains the following coding sequences:
- the FIZ1 gene encoding flt3-interacting zinc finger protein 1 isoform X2 codes for the protein MDDAPLPAPQVPAPAPAPAPPAAAPRVPFHCSECGKSFRYRSDLRRHFARHTALKPHACPRCGKGFKHSFNLANHLRSHTGERPYRCSACPKGFRDSTGLLHHQVVHTGEKPYCCLVCELRFSSRSSLGRHLKRQHRGVLPTPLQPGPGLPALSAPCSVCCNVGPCSVCGGGGAGGGEGPEGTGAGPGSWGLAEAAAAAAASLPPFACGACARRFDQGRELAAHWAAHTDVKPFKCPRCERDFNAPALLERHKLTHDLQGPGAPPAQAWAAGAGAGSETAGEGGTAEAGDAQPAWDGGLLLGRGGGAVPELGGLLPESGRDAPAAAAEPSEDTLYQCDCGTFFASAAALASHLEAHSGPATYGCGHCGALYAALAALEEHRRASHGEGGGAESTAPAPEGEPASGEPAAGSGRGKKIFGCSECEKLFRSPRDLERHVLVHTGEKPFPCLECGKFFRHECYLKRHRLLHGTERPFPCHICGKGFITLSNLSRHLKLHRGMD
- the FIZ1 gene encoding flt3-interacting zinc finger protein 1 isoform X1, whose amino-acid sequence is MSPCFRESPHPPLPSRHTTMDDAPLPAPQVPAPAPAPAPPAAAPRVPFHCSECGKSFRYRSDLRRHFARHTALKPHACPRCGKGFKHSFNLANHLRSHTGERPYRCSACPKGFRDSTGLLHHQVVHTGEKPYCCLVCELRFSSRSSLGRHLKRQHRGVLPTPLQPGPGLPALSAPCSVCCNVGPCSVCGGGGAGGGEGPEGTGAGPGSWGLAEAAAAAAASLPPFACGACARRFDQGRELAAHWAAHTDVKPFKCPRCERDFNAPALLERHKLTHDLQGPGAPPAQAWAAGAGAGSETAGEGGTAEAGDAQPAWDGGLLLGRGGGAVPELGGLLPESGRDAPAAAAEPSEDTLYQCDCGTFFASAAALASHLEAHSGPATYGCGHCGALYAALAALEEHRRASHGEGGGAESTAPAPEGEPASGEPAAGSGRGKKIFGCSECEKLFRSPRDLERHVLVHTGEKPFPCLECGKFFRHECYLKRHRLLHGTERPFPCHICGKGFITLSNLSRHLKLHRGMD